GACTCTTGCACAAATAACTAGTTAGCCTCTCTTTGCAGATATGTTTTGCAATCTTCATGATAATGGTTGTGTTGTCTGTATTGATGTCATGTATGGTAACAGATACAAAATTCCGGGTAGAAAAGCCCCCACCACCACACCATTCAACTAATAATCGAAACCAGCTTACACAGACTAACTCTACAACGGGCAATAACACAAGTAATGCTTTTGTCGTTCGTCACGTGAAGGATGACGGGTTAACTTGGAAGATGAAGCTTTTCATAGAAACCAAACCATTAGATTACATAGATTACATTGATTATGTCACTACAGGGTTCTTTATATTAGAGTTGTTACTCCATTTCCTTGTTTGTCCACAGAAGAAACGGtttttaaaagacaataacaataaaatcGATGTTTTGTTGTTTCTTGTAACATTATTGTTTTGGTGTGTTACTCCACTAGCGGTTGATTATATGAAATACACACATTACAGATCTCTTTACATATTCGCAAATGTAACTATGATGTTAAAAATCCTTCGAATGTTTAGATTAACTAAGCTGTATACAGAACTTCGAATATTATTAATCACCCTCCAAAAAAGTATCAAAGAACTTATGTTATTGTCCGTTACGTTTGGAATATTTGCAGTTTTATTTGGGAATTTGATTTACTACTGTGAACTTTCAGAAAGTGAAACCTTTCCTGATAGTTTTATAGGAATATGGTGGTCCATTATTACTATGACGACTGTTGGGTATGGAGATTATGTTCCAAAATCCTCTACTGGTTACTTTGCTGGAGTTATTACCGCAACTTCCGGTGTACTAATCATTACTATGCCAATTGCTATTATCGCGGGAAAGTTTGATGGATATTATACTGCATATAAcaccaacaaaacaaaaacaatgatgaGAAAACTACAAAAGCAAGCACAGAAGAATTCAGTGGCACCTCTGTATAACacaatgatcataaacaaacacTGAGTGAGGAAAACCAATACTATTTCAAAAGAATAACTATACAGGACTTTGTAATTGTTATTAGACAATTGAAATTCTATTCAAACCGATGCTAGAGAGTTCGGATGAACCAGATTATATACATTCcttatattatatgtaaaaaagaagatgtggtatgattggcaatgagacaactgtccacaagagaccaaaatgacagagacattaacaactatagatcaccatacagccttcaacaatgagttaagcacatatcgcatagtcagctatgacaGCCTAatatgacaacgtaaaacaattcaaacgagaaaactaacggccttatttatataaaaaaattaacgaaaaacaaatatgtaacccataaacaaacgacaaccactgaattacaggctcctgacttgggacaggcacatacatatataatgcggcggggttaaacatgttagctggatcccaaccctccctttaacctgggacagtggtataacagtacaacataaaaacgaactataaaaatcagctggaaaaggcttaactcatcagatggacatcATAGTTTTCCCGAACTTATtaattttgattatattaaattgtttgcaatatattttttttggtaaggtAACAAAATACATTTGTTGTGTAGTATCTGCCATCTTGAAATTGAGCTCGAGATTGTTTTAAATTCACACATGAGGAACAATGGTATTATTATTGGTATATAGTATGCATTTATTGTAGAAACTTGTTGCTTAAAGAAATGTCTGTATGTAAAATGTCAAACTATGTTCCATGTTGGTGCAAACATGTATCTTGGCCTTTTTTCTATGTACTTGGAGTTAATCAAACGAttgttaaggtggtacataaaactacagggagataactatgtaaaatcagctgaacgaTTAAATCACATTAAATTGTTTAgtaaatattaagcttctcaatgatcaaaatgtgtgtttgtcaaactgctatatatacaaggaaaattttctttttttatttttttgtaagagaatcaaagttatgttttttcaaaattatatggaaattaaactagccaaattaatttaaatcaAGGTGTCTGGTACCAACTTAACAACGAGCTTGGGCATTTTATCCTCATTTCAGTTTTTCCTGCTGTGCATGCATCGTCCGCTAGAAGAATTCAAACTAAGTCTAAATGTTGCAATGCAACCAGAAATAGGACATTTTATATGAGACCCCCTTGCAATATGGTCGCTAGTCGGAATTTGCCATATGcaaaccaaaaaccaaaaacatgtACAGGCCATGCATGAGGTCATCGTAATtagtaatcgtaatcagctgtaatcttTAGAATTTTGACGTGTTATCCTTTGACATCAGTAATCATGCCATatctgattacaagtaatcgtaatgtaatcgattacattgcataaaacaggtgtaatcatgattacttttagattactaTAAGATaccattcatatgattacttgctgaGTCTTTCCCGTCGGACGACAAAATCAACTTTTCCAATGCTTCAATAATGAAGATTTTGTGGAGGTGAGAACCCAAGTCAGATTTGGTAGCTGACTTAGGCTCTCATGTGGGTCTAGGGAGACTAgtagtgattgggggattatttaACTCGGCCCTTGCTCTTGGCCTGACAAGTTCTacaatttgcaggtttggaaaatgtggttagtggtaacggtggggtctacaGATATCATCTTATAGAGGGGCGGCCTTCACCTGCCCACAGGTGGGGCACTGATAACTGGAGCATTCataatacgagtgttttccctGTTCACTCCATATGGTAGatggtggtgtaaccgtgtttaactaccaggggttttatgatATTATGTCAACATGATAGCTGATAGCCGTTGTGTATAAGTAATTGGTAGTCACCCTGacgcctcaacaaaatattacaGAAAACTATGTAGCCAAAATAATGCcacaatgtaaaaatgtatattctagtcatggaaatgtaaat
The window above is part of the Mytilus edulis chromosome 6, xbMytEdul2.2, whole genome shotgun sequence genome. Proteins encoded here:
- the LOC139526473 gene encoding potassium voltage-gated channel protein Shaw-like, yielding MEHVEDELITLNIGGTIFKTYRSKLIEYPHSKLGSLTTTSEHYLPSSKEYFFDRNPELFNVVLDYYRYDRQHLHIPNYTCGAVLLQEFDFWGLPLVNIADCCFHIYIKHEDSLEIQQNLVTYNSNTQIGNSLKRSKSFRKQLWLVLDQPNSSRITQICFAIFMIMVVLSVLMSCMVTDTKFRVEKPPPPHHSTNNRNQLTQTNSTTGNNTKSETFPDSFIGIWWSIITMTTVGYGDYVPKSSTGYFAGVITATSGVLIITMPIAIIAGKFDGYYTAYNTNKTKTMMRKLQKQAQKNSVAPLYNTMIINKH